Proteins encoded by one window of Deinococcus sedimenti:
- a CDS encoding GAF domain-containing protein: MSPAPTPSNEAARLLDLARYRVLDTDREEPFNRITRLAARLLRTPVAVLNFVDQYRQWGKAMVGLTDTEAPREHSFCAWTINGDEPFVVEDARTDPRFHDNPMVTGEPRICMYAGAPLLTPAGHRIGTLCVTDDRPHPLAAEDLQDLQDLAALAMQELELRRLLLDAAQVADAHRRQAEELRQVLAQARVVDGISSLMDLDLPVEETVEIAASLVSDALEADFTAVLMPGDAGYTARVLQSARTYPAEVHAAAQDLLAGTSGLLGVLDTR; the protein is encoded by the coding sequence ATGAGTCCAGCGCCCACCCCCTCCAATGAAGCCGCGCGCCTGCTCGATCTGGCGCGGTACCGCGTGCTCGACACCGATCGGGAAGAACCGTTCAACCGCATCACCCGGCTCGCCGCGCGCCTGCTGCGCACGCCGGTCGCCGTTCTCAACTTCGTTGATCAGTACCGGCAGTGGGGCAAAGCCATGGTCGGCCTGACCGACACCGAGGCGCCCAGGGAACACTCCTTCTGCGCCTGGACGATCAACGGGGACGAGCCGTTCGTGGTCGAGGATGCCCGGACGGATCCCCGCTTTCATGACAACCCCATGGTCACGGGTGAGCCCCGCATCTGCATGTACGCGGGCGCGCCGCTTCTCACGCCGGCCGGTCACCGGATCGGCACGCTGTGCGTGACGGATGACCGCCCGCATCCTCTTGCCGCGGAAGACCTGCAGGACCTGCAGGACCTGGCGGCTCTGGCCATGCAGGAACTCGAATTGCGTCGCCTGCTTCTGGACGCCGCCCAGGTGGCGGACGCGCACCGCCGCCAGGCGGAGGAGCTGCGGCAGGTGCTGGCGCAGGCCCGCGTGGTCGACGGCATCAGCAGCCTGATGGATCTGGACCTGCCCGTCGAGGAGACGGTGGAGATCGCCGCGTCCCTGGTCAGTGACGCCCTGGAGGCGGACTTCACGGCGGTACTGATGCCCGGTGACGCGGGGTACACGGCGCGGGTGCTCCAGTCCGCGCGGACGTACCCGGCCGAGGTCCACGCGGCGGCGCAGGACCTGCTGGCGGGCACGAGCGGCCTCCTGGGCGTGCTGGACACCAGG
- a CDS encoding GGDEF domain-containing protein, with product MFRELLFNLCLLISVHYLLRFTFRSWPVSTRGWSHVARLAAFSAAALTLMFFPAHLAPGIQVDLRAVPIAFVTLQFGPVAGLMVALPLLIYRVWLGGIGVYAAIPSLLSVILITSLVRRVVPPMGPLFWKHWPSIILMFLLNGVPVLFLPDGVRLFVQIYPLLLLLSVAGALAGWGILSERFHVLRLTSQWQSAALTDPLTGLGNRRQFDQDLTAMGSGDALLLVDIDHFKRVNDTFGHQAGDEVLQEVARLLEREGRGRDRAYRYGGEEFALILRNVQVGSLIRVAERLRSGVAALPLASIRGSVTVSLGGVQWAALMPEQLIERADQALYAAKRSGRNQACIWGPWLAQDHQPATETLPPSTTTT from the coding sequence ATGTTCCGTGAACTGCTCTTCAATCTGTGTCTGTTGATCAGCGTCCATTACCTGCTGCGGTTCACGTTCCGGTCCTGGCCCGTGTCGACGCGTGGCTGGTCTCACGTGGCGCGCCTCGCGGCGTTCTCGGCCGCGGCCCTCACGCTGATGTTCTTCCCAGCTCACCTCGCGCCCGGCATCCAGGTCGACCTGCGGGCCGTGCCCATCGCGTTCGTGACGCTGCAGTTCGGACCTGTCGCCGGGCTGATGGTTGCGCTTCCGCTGCTGATCTACCGCGTCTGGTTGGGGGGCATCGGCGTGTACGCCGCTATTCCCAGCCTGCTGAGCGTCATCCTGATCACGTCCCTGGTGCGGCGGGTGGTGCCGCCCATGGGGCCGCTCTTCTGGAAGCACTGGCCCAGCATCATCCTGATGTTCCTGCTCAATGGCGTGCCAGTGCTGTTCCTCCCGGATGGCGTGCGCCTCTTCGTGCAGATCTACCCGCTGCTGCTCCTGCTCAGTGTCGCCGGGGCGCTGGCCGGCTGGGGCATCCTCAGTGAGCGGTTCCACGTGCTGCGCCTGACCAGTCAGTGGCAGTCGGCAGCCCTGACCGATCCCCTGACCGGACTCGGCAACCGCCGCCAGTTCGATCAGGACCTGACCGCCATGGGCTCCGGGGACGCGCTGCTGCTGGTGGATATCGATCACTTCAAACGCGTGAACGACACGTTCGGTCACCAGGCGGGCGACGAGGTGCTGCAGGAGGTGGCGCGTCTGCTGGAGCGTGAAGGTCGCGGCCGGGACCGCGCGTACCGGTACGGCGGTGAGGAATTCGCCCTGATCCTGCGGAACGTGCAGGTCGGCAGCCTCATCCGCGTCGCCGAACGCCTCCGGTCAGGTGTCGCGGCGTTACCGCTGGCGTCCATCCGGGGATCAGTGACGGTCTCGCTGGGCGGCGTGCAGTGGGCGGCCCTGATGCCGGAGCAGCTGATCGAACGGGCCGATCAGGCGCTCTACGCCGCCAAGCGCAGCGGCCGGAATCAGGCGTGCATCTGGGGACCCTGGCTGGCGCAGGACCACCAGCCCGCGACCGAGACCCTCCCCCCATCCACGACCACCACTTGA
- a CDS encoding HD-GYP domain-containing protein yields MSEHAMGASPPDEAAHSLAERLLHLTHVALSAPDLPSGIVPTLDALISDTAAVGSAYFHLEDQDLTFRVRAAAGELPSTPAMQAIATHGLPQHTPLLLAIQESGAPLFFADTASSPVTAGFPELNVVSLAAAPVRSSTGRLLGAFLMHTFVRHEWQAAERDLFRSIGATLAVLAGRLTAEQQARDAREAALRALGLALETRDQETQGHTDRVTARAEQLAVRLGWSVERHQALRWGAYLHDVGKIAIPDRILLKPGLLDDVERREMQRHVLEGARFAQALGFLPPQALNVIRDHHERWDGAGYPHGTQGEAISEEGRLFAVCDVFDALTSVRPYKAAWSVEAALAEVQAQAGRQFDPQVVTAFVTLIREGLEQDPVQVA; encoded by the coding sequence ATGTCCGAACATGCGATGGGGGCCAGTCCGCCTGACGAGGCCGCCCACAGTCTGGCCGAGCGACTCCTCCACCTCACGCACGTCGCCCTGAGCGCTCCAGATCTCCCCAGCGGCATCGTTCCCACCCTGGACGCGCTGATCAGTGACACGGCCGCCGTCGGGAGCGCGTACTTCCACCTCGAAGACCAGGACCTGACCTTCCGCGTGCGCGCGGCCGCCGGCGAGTTGCCCAGCACGCCGGCCATGCAGGCCATTGCCACGCACGGGCTCCCCCAGCACACTCCGCTCCTGCTGGCCATTCAGGAGAGCGGCGCGCCGCTCTTCTTCGCGGATACCGCGTCGTCGCCCGTCACGGCCGGCTTCCCGGAACTGAACGTGGTCAGCCTCGCGGCGGCGCCGGTCCGGTCATCCACGGGGCGCCTGCTGGGCGCTTTTCTCATGCATACGTTCGTCCGGCACGAGTGGCAGGCGGCCGAGCGGGACCTCTTCCGCAGTATCGGCGCGACCCTGGCGGTCCTCGCGGGTCGCCTGACGGCGGAGCAGCAGGCCAGGGACGCGCGTGAAGCGGCCCTGAGGGCCCTTGGACTGGCGCTGGAAACCCGGGATCAGGAGACGCAGGGGCACACGGACCGCGTGACGGCACGGGCCGAGCAGCTGGCCGTCCGCCTGGGCTGGTCGGTCGAGCGGCACCAGGCGCTGCGCTGGGGCGCGTACCTGCATGACGTGGGGAAGATCGCGATTCCGGACCGCATTCTGCTCAAGCCGGGCCTGTTGGATGACGTGGAGCGCCGCGAGATGCAGCGGCACGTCCTGGAGGGCGCGCGGTTCGCGCAGGCCCTGGGGTTCCTGCCACCCCAGGCGCTGAACGTCATCCGGGATCACCATGAGCGGTGGGACGGCGCCGGCTACCCGCACGGCACGCAGGGCGAGGCGATCAGCGAGGAGGGTCGCCTGTTCGCAGTGTGTGACGTCTTCGATGCCCTGACGAGCGTACGGCCGTACAAGGCCGCGTGGTCCGTGGAGGCCGCGCTGGCGGAAGTGCAGGCGCAGGCGGGGCGGCAGTTTGATCCGCAGGTGGTGACCGCCTTCGTGACCCTCATCCGGGAGGGTCTGGAGCAGGACCCCGTGCAGGTTGCCTGA
- a CDS encoding DUF7669 domain-containing protein, whose amino-acid sequence MHSHTLILEVMLALHAAGEVPFRASDVYRVLQQRSAPYKEMSVRTSIYSQTLTLKGGELIALQRIGRGTYQVADPDAAHAALQAAQQSG is encoded by the coding sequence ATGCACAGCCACACGCTGATCCTCGAAGTGATGCTCGCCCTGCACGCCGCGGGCGAGGTGCCGTTTCGTGCGTCGGACGTGTACCGCGTCCTGCAGCAGCGGAGCGCACCGTACAAAGAAATGTCCGTCCGGACTTCGATCTATAGTCAGACCCTGACTCTCAAGGGCGGTGAGCTCATCGCCCTTCAGCGCATCGGGCGCGGCACCTACCAGGTGGCCGACCCGGACGCGGCGCACGCCGCCCTGCAGGCCGCCCAGCAGTCCGGCTGA
- a CDS encoding GGDEF domain-containing protein, which produces MSADSTEPGALLARHLQRVTAVAFDITDALVLILDRTGRIIRFNPTCERLSGRQEAEVQGQLLWPLVLDPVEAARAEALFRQIVPRVTPGTYENTWRTPQGDVRFIHWMASFLYDETGAIELVVCTGIDVTEERRARQALEESETLFRTLFICSADGVVLIDPREGRIVNCNPAFAQMTGYAPQDLIGQSIHQVDEPGSAHLDLDWVRAQEPGTRCLTVSRHRAGHTLQIESTVSLVRVAGADLILRLDRDVTAAQVQAAALRGAVTRLSFLAAHDDLTGLLHRSAWLDRVSDVRGEAAAYAVVFLDLDDFKGINDTYGHAAGDQVLQVIAARLRAAVEPAGVAGRVGGDEFVALLPVADEAAVPGTCRDLEAAVSGAVEVPGGTVTVGVSVGASLIREADGTAQEVLRRADQDMYRVKSTRRTVD; this is translated from the coding sequence ATGTCCGCTGACTCCACCGAGCCCGGCGCCCTCCTCGCCCGTCACCTTCAGCGCGTCACCGCCGTCGCCTTCGACATCACCGACGCGCTCGTCCTCATCCTGGACCGCACCGGACGGATCATCCGCTTCAACCCCACCTGCGAGCGCCTGTCCGGCCGTCAGGAAGCCGAGGTGCAGGGACAGCTTCTCTGGCCGCTCGTGCTCGACCCGGTGGAAGCCGCGCGCGCCGAGGCGCTGTTCCGTCAGATCGTCCCACGGGTCACGCCCGGCACCTACGAGAACACATGGCGGACCCCGCAGGGCGACGTGCGGTTCATTCACTGGATGGCGAGCTTCCTCTACGACGAGACCGGCGCGATCGAGCTGGTCGTGTGCACCGGCATCGACGTCACGGAGGAACGCCGGGCCCGCCAGGCACTGGAAGAGAGCGAAACGCTGTTCCGCACGCTGTTCATCTGCTCAGCGGACGGCGTCGTGCTGATCGACCCCCGAGAGGGCCGCATCGTGAACTGCAATCCGGCGTTCGCGCAGATGACGGGGTACGCACCGCAGGACCTGATCGGTCAGTCGATCCACCAGGTGGACGAGCCGGGCAGTGCCCACCTGGATCTCGACTGGGTGCGGGCGCAGGAGCCCGGAACGCGGTGCCTGACCGTCTCCCGGCACCGGGCGGGCCATACCCTGCAGATCGAGAGTACGGTCAGTCTGGTGCGGGTGGCGGGCGCGGACCTGATCCTGCGGCTGGACCGGGACGTGACGGCCGCGCAGGTTCAGGCCGCGGCGCTGAGGGGCGCGGTGACGCGCCTGAGTTTCCTGGCGGCGCATGACGACCTGACCGGGCTGCTGCACCGGTCCGCGTGGCTGGACCGCGTTTCGGACGTGCGCGGCGAGGCGGCGGCGTACGCGGTGGTGTTCCTGGACCTGGACGACTTCAAAGGAATCAACGACACGTACGGGCACGCGGCGGGAGATCAGGTGCTGCAGGTGATCGCGGCGCGCCTGCGGGCCGCGGTGGAACCGGCGGGCGTGGCGGGACGGGTGGGCGGGGATGAATTCGTGGCGCTGCTGCCCGTCGCGGATGAGGCGGCGGTACCCGGGACCTGCCGGGATCTGGAAGCGGCCGTGAGCGGAGCGGTGGAGGTCCCGGGCGGAACGGTGACGGTGGGGGTGAGCGTGGGGGCCAGTCTGATCCGTGAAGCGGACGGCACGGCGCAGGAGGTGCTGCGCCGCGCGGATCAGGACATGTACCGCGTGAAGTCCACGCGGCGGACGGTGGATTAG
- a CDS encoding response regulator, which translates to MKTSRPTRRLCVLLVDDNPADCLLAEEAFAAADQDVTVRTIQSGEAALRWLQERAQAGALPDVIILDVNMPSLSGLEVLQAIRADTAFRHLPVVMLSTSSHPEDVDRAYDLIASSYLVKEPSFGAFAAQIEDFVRYWQRSRFRTAPSSH; encoded by the coding sequence ATGAAGACGTCACGCCCCACCCGCCGACTGTGCGTCCTGCTGGTGGACGACAATCCAGCGGACTGCCTGCTGGCGGAAGAAGCCTTCGCCGCGGCCGATCAGGACGTCACGGTCCGGACCATTCAAAGCGGCGAGGCGGCCCTCCGCTGGCTGCAGGAGCGCGCCCAGGCGGGCGCGCTGCCGGACGTGATCATCCTGGACGTCAACATGCCCAGTCTCAGCGGCCTGGAGGTCCTCCAGGCCATCCGCGCGGACACCGCGTTCCGCCACCTGCCGGTCGTGATGCTCTCCACCTCGTCGCACCCCGAGGACGTGGACCGCGCGTACGACCTGATTGCCAGTTCATACCTGGTCAAGGAGCCGTCCTTCGGAGCGTTCGCGGCGCAGATCGAGGACTTCGTTCGGTACTGGCAGCGCTCCCGGTTCCGGACGGCGCCGTCGTCCCACTGA
- a CDS encoding response regulator yields the protein MPDPFHLLVIDDQTSDLLLIEDTLQADHPDVHLTLVQSGTDAWTHCRHGRCPDLILLDLHLPGQSGLDLLRDLKTDPATRRIPVVIYSTSAAPTDIKAAYAAHAAGFLTKPFQYTELQRVLTHLLDFWRGARTDAGQVDPLDSVAD from the coding sequence ATGCCCGACCCGTTTCACCTGCTGGTCATCGATGACCAGACCAGCGATCTACTGCTCATCGAAGACACCCTCCAGGCCGACCATCCGGACGTCCACCTGACCCTCGTTCAGTCCGGGACCGACGCCTGGACGCACTGCCGGCACGGCCGATGCCCGGACCTGATCCTGCTCGACCTGCACCTGCCCGGTCAGTCCGGCCTGGATCTGCTGCGCGACCTCAAAACCGATCCCGCCACCCGGCGCATCCCAGTGGTCATCTACTCCACCAGTGCCGCACCCACCGACATTAAGGCCGCGTACGCCGCCCACGCCGCTGGATTCCTGACGAAACCCTTCCAGTACACCGAGCTACAACGTGTGCTGACGCACCTGCTGGACTTCTGGCGCGGGGCGCGCACCGATGCCGGTCAGGTGGACCCACTGGATTCCGTGGCAGACTGA
- a CDS encoding Lrp/AsnC family transcriptional regulator: protein MTARSAQDLALLRQLAWYITRHTMLPTRDEYDATRGDLPDAAALTARLGSWTALWREALGYALRRHLPAHHTDAHTDALVLERRQAGQTLQTIGQELGVHGTAVSARLRRLQRAGVTVPPAGEPLWARAQMVEWPVTIERLATALYGQVTGETRARTSVNLSHWGKKGRVVRVARGVYDLVRARPNDPGS, encoded by the coding sequence GTGACGGCCCGGTCCGCGCAGGACCTGGCGCTGCTGCGGCAGCTCGCGTGGTACATCACGCGCCACACGATGCTCCCGACCCGCGACGAATACGACGCCACCCGCGGTGACCTGCCCGACGCCGCGGCCCTCACGGCCCGCCTGGGCTCCTGGACGGCCCTGTGGCGTGAAGCGCTCGGGTACGCGCTCCGCCGGCACCTGCCCGCGCATCACACGGACGCTCACACGGACGCGCTGGTGCTTGAACGCCGTCAGGCCGGGCAGACCCTGCAGACCATCGGGCAGGAACTGGGCGTACACGGCACGGCGGTGTCCGCGCGTCTGCGGCGCTTGCAGCGGGCGGGCGTGACCGTCCCACCGGCCGGGGAACCCCTGTGGGCGCGGGCGCAGATGGTCGAGTGGCCCGTCACGATCGAGCGTCTGGCGACGGCGCTGTACGGTCAGGTGACCGGTGAGACGCGCGCCCGGACGTCCGTCAACCTGAGTCACTGGGGCAAGAAAGGCCGGGTGGTGCGTGTCGCGCGGGGCGTGTATGACCTCGTCCGGGCCCGCCCCAACGACCCAGGATCTTGA